Part of the Dreissena polymorpha isolate Duluth1 chromosome 12, UMN_Dpol_1.0, whole genome shotgun sequence genome, cccccccccccccccgccctccTGTTACTCTCACCGGcttataattaatgttatttaataccatGCAGTAACATGATCAGAAAATGAATGTTGAAATATTAACTAAAGGAACTTATTAAATGGAAATTCCAGATTATCGATATAGCTTTTGTTGGTTATGGCATTGTGGAAAATGGTTTGAGCTGCAGTTCAGTTTTATATAAATACGTGAATTCACATACAATTACCGGTACATGGCACTAATTTTCTTATACTTAATACcggagaaaaaaaaaacaaatcgtaATTTTCTTTAACCACGACCTCTTAAGATgtgaattataattaatattagaAGATCattgttatttaacatttaaataaatgatgttaagCTCCGTATTAAGTTACTGTTAGAAACACTCAAGACCACTTGCAATCTTTGTTTTTTTATACCAGGTTGACGACCGATCTCTGTCAGTGGAAGTGACCCGTAAGAGTCCTCAAGGTCACCTCTTCAACGCACGTGAGTTCACATTTCCTGAGTCCGGACCGCACCGGAAGCGACAGTTGCCTGGCAATCCACAGCCGATAGTTCCCGCCCTGACGCCCCGTGCGCGGGATACTCCGCTGCAGGCGAAAATAGAAAAACTGGCCAAACAGAAGCGTAAAGAAAGGGTAATATAGACTTCCAATGGCTTTTGTTTTTGCTTCACGTTCGTGCATGTAATTCTTTTATACTCCAACGTCACTTGTCTTTCTTAACACCGCTCTAAATCAAAATACATCTACATTCAAGTTAATTTGTAATTTCTGTTAACGACTTACTATcacatgtttgtttctttttaaatatatagtttattaacagAGTAGGATTAAGCAGTTACTGTCAATGCTTAAACGCGTTTTCCACAATGGAACAACCTTAAATACTTATGCAAGTGctcacttaaaaaaataatgaccCTTCGTTTTCTTTCAACCTTAATAACAGCACTGCACGCTTTTCTTTCCAAAGGCAAAGCGGTTGGCAGAGCGCCGCTACGAACGCAAACAGCACAATATGACCGACTTTCCCGACACGACTACTCACATGGCTTTCCGGCCACGCCGAGAACCGGAAACGCAGACGACATTCCAACTGCGCGAACAGAAACAATCCCCGTTCAAACAAATGGTGCGCGCGCAGGAGGAAACGCATGCGGAGAAGCCTCGATTACATCCGCGCCTCTACAACCGGATTGTGGACAGCATTTACACGTACACAAAGGGCATACAAGACGCTGGGTGGGAGACGGAACACCAGGGTCCTTACGAGCGGCTCATGGTTACCCCGGTTACGGCGAAGGAAGAAACCAAGGACGACATTCATAGACATGTCGCTCATTCACCACATTTTGTTTAACGACAGTGATAATAAAAATCCAAATGTGGGTATCCGGTTGTAATGTTTACGTTAAAAAGGTTAGAATGAAGAGTGAGCTGGCAGCATAGAGTATTCAGTATCGGtaaatagagagagagagagagagcagtaTTTTCAGAAAgcatttattatataattgtgggtttatataaaaaaagaagataCAGACATAGTCATTTTACGTCGGAAAGAATTATGGTCCAGACAAGGTATACAGTGAATCATGAACATACGCGTTAAAACCAGTTCATTTAAGTTTAGTTCCATTATTGACATTGACATTGTTTCCACGTTACTGTACGattctttttttataatttggcGTAAAAGCTAGGAAACAGAATATTACCAGTGTCGTGAAAAATATAGTCAATTAGTATATGAAATATGTTAATTCTTGATCAACCTATCAAATTACCCCCATAAGGCATATTTACAAAATAGACTTTAAAAATTAGAAATAACTTACATATAACTATGAAGATATGCAATGATTAAATGGTTGggttataataattataagtgaaaaccgaaacatatatgataaataatttattactttaaataataaaattgatttattgttatGCTATTTACTTTTTCTCTCTTGTATTTGATATATTTGATTGTATAAAgtacatttatcatcaatatttattgaaaaatactgTAAAACGATCCATGTGTTTTGTGAATTTTCTCTTTATTAAGCTCTTCTTTTAATGgctgtaaaaaaaaatagttcaatGAGACCtttcttttttctgtattttatgCTGATCTTTTATATCTGatttatatctatttctttaCTGTATAAGAGTTCAACCACTTTTATTTATGACAAACagcaaataatatttgtatatgttttgcaTGTCTTGAAATTGTGGATCAAAACGCCATGCCGGAACTAAAAGATATGTCTATTCGGTATACcccttaaaaataattatgtgtttccagtttgttttcaatttgtacaatttattaaatgcattatatggTTGATTATTCCGATAAATATTACGTGCATGGCTCAGTATTGagtattttacatacatttttaacacaAACGCTTTTCAATGATTGCCAAATGTcatgatttgtaaaaaaaagtatggTACTGAAAAGAAAATTGATTAACTGAAAAAAATTCCCGCTTTTAAATACCTGTTATAGAAAAAGACGTGACAAGTAACATATAGAAAAATACACATGTTTGGGTATTTTGACAAATTGACCGAAACGAGACTTAGGCTGAGGGAGTCACACTCGAGTCTGTTTCTTGATAAGtgatacatttgtatatattttttttttatgcttTGTTATGTCATAATCATTGTTTTCCGTTTTTGCATTTATAAGTTGAAATTACGTTAAGCAAATGAAACGTATGGTGTTGTTCATTGTGTGACCTATTGTTGTTCACccttaagtacatgtatttgcgTTATGTTCATGCATTGTACACAAAAATACAAGTTGAAAAATTGGCCTTCGCTGTATACATATTTCGGTCGATACAATTCGTGATTTCATGATAACTATAATTACTTCATCCATTCGTATTAAAAGCATTATTTTTGTCTTGACTATGCGCCGTGTAGCTATTTGTAtcctagtccaacttgttgacgctctcaaatattaagctactttttatattggtaatgtTTGGAgaaatttagcccatataaaaagtatctctaaatgcTTTGcacgtcttataaataagactattTCTATCAATACAATATAATCGGCGTTAATGACGCAACCGAGAACTTTCCCCTAGGATTCTGATAGTGAACCAATTAACGCGATGAATGTTTCATTCAAttcaagaatatttttttttaatttgattaacattttgttgatattttgtgaTTACTTTCAGCCACATCAAAATAAAGCCTTAGGGATCGGGATCGAAAGTATTgacatttgtaagaaataataaATCTACTTTAATAATCTCATCTATAAAAGTTCATACGTATGACTTGacatgttcaaataaaaaagtgcGTCCGATAGCTTTCTTTCTATGGGTTCTCTACAAATATGCGCTCCGTAATAACCCAAAATATAAAACCccaacatatacatatatttcaactcGCTCTCAACAAAGCTTTTGTGGATTAATCTCTATGACCAATGTTTCCATTTGGTGTGGCTTagtctgtttgtttttttttcacggaAAAGTGACAATGACCTTTGcatatattttgttatgaaacGTGTAAATGGCGAAGACAGTGACTAAATATACAGCTTTGCTCAGGTATGCATCCGTGTAAGATATGACCAGAGTCGTGCAAAAATGGGTCCTATGCCAGCATAGCTCCTAACTTTACTGCACAATAGCGCTGTGCGCTATTAAGGCACGCAATGTGTCGCGGTATCAGGGTAGCTTCTGACAAGGCTTTTTCTAATTACGCGTTTCATATACACTCacgaaagaaaatatataataattaagaGCGCACCCATCTTGACGATCTATTAGAATCTAAAAGCAACGATCAACGCATATAACATGACAGACAAATGGCTATATTGCAGTAATGTAATACGCTTCTTTTAAAGAGTTCTTTCCTCATTGATGAAATACCCAACCCGTAACTTCCAAAGGCTTCAATCTCATCTTGAttgttaaaatatgcattttacacCTCATGAACTGACGTTAGATTTCTATCGGTTTATTATATTTGAATGAGGCCTATATTGATCACAAGGGTTTTTGTTTTCGGACATGATATCAACTGATAAATCACGCGATATTAGTCCAGTCAAACTTGTACGGCGGTCTACCGGTGGCCCCGTACGCTCTAAATATGGCGGGTTTATGGCCATCGGGGAACACCAACATCGGCGGCTGGCACCTTGGCTCGCTCGGATGCAGCTTGCATATACAGTCCTTGTGGCAAATACGGAACGTCTGCTGACACGCATCGTGGCATTCCTTCTCAGACATTCTCGGGGAACCACGCGTTGACGAGACTTTCTCAATTGCTATGTCGTTTGCGAGCGCGACACGCGCTTTGGCCCTTCCTACCAGtccaaatgataaataataaaggAAGCGAGACACGAATCCCGGTTTGTCGACAAGTTTGATGAGCTGAGTGTTCGTGACATCATTATCGGTGCTGTGACGTCGATTTGATACGACGTCGACGTCCTGACACGTGTCGACGAAGCAGTTGAAGTACTGGTCACCGCATGATTCGTGACACGTGGAAATCGTGACGTTGAAGCTGGCAGGGTCAAACACGCTCTCGAACCGCGGGGGCATGATATAAAAGTTCGCGATTGACGCCTGGTTGAATATTTGAGCTGCTACGGTCTTCAGTAATAACCAGCCAACCAACAAGCCAACCTGAAATGCACGAAGTCGCATAAATGCATTTTACAATTCAAATGTGTCATCATAGTATTTATTTTACCAGTAAAATACATCAAAACATTACTCACTGTGTTagaataattttaaatgtaaaacactCAAGGTCACATTAATGTCCTCCTCCGAAATGGAACTAAGCACAGAGAGAACGGGTTTTTGTCCTCGCATTAGCCTATATTATATAGGGCTGGATTGGTAGCGTTATTACCGTAAAGCTTAAAATGTGCACACATATTATTCTTCGTTTCAAAAATGTTtccattttaacaattataacaCTGATGTTTTTTCACTTTCTGCTACGATATTCAGTGACGACCAGTAGTAATTTATAATCAATAACAACATTGATTTTGTAAGTAATTTACTTGCAACATCCACATGTTGCCATCAAACTATGAACCATGTCGCAGATGTATTATTTAGATTAGAACAGCGCTGATAGCTGCATGAATTATAAAcgaaacatatttacataaatggATAATAAGGCTAAGCATACATACAAAACAATTATATGGAAGAACAAAGTTGTCTAAAaccttgaaaatgtgtgttgttttaaCAGATGTATTTTACCTTGCTGAAGTTTGCATCCATATGAAGCCCGTTTTCACAACAGACATAAATACACCATAGTGACCATACACGCCATCATACTGACTGATAACTCCGTCGGTCATCTTGATAGTGGGACTGTTCTGTTTGCTCAATATGACTTTCTTATCATCGCACTGTTTATAGACAACACAAGGCAGAAATCATTATTATGCTGACTTACATATCATAATCATTTAACTGTGATAGGGATCTGTATTCGTATCAGTGttctatgtcaaaggtcaaatctaGGATCAGCATTATACTCATTCGAAAGttctatgtcaaaggtcaaatccAGGATCAGCATTATAGTCATTCGAAAGACCAATACACGTGTAATTCGCTCTACAGTTAAAATGTGgtgtttcttttaattttttaaatcagTAACGAACCAAAAATTAGTGTTCGTTACGAATGTCCTTGAAGTTGTGTTTTGACAGCAGACAGGCGCTGATGATGataaaagctcactatgagctcgatttgctcaggtgagcaaaaatgCCTAACAACTTATGTAGATTTAATGGTAATTATAAATACCTATCTATTAAGGAATGGAAAGAAATGCCAATCTTGGGTCCTTATTTCAGttgtaaactagaaatggcgcggcagaggccgacgcgtatccccacgccgcatgtttgacccaggggcgccccagggttggtaatggcggccatgcatagttgagattgaccatattgtcataagagaacttCAGTATCAAtgagaagtgaatcggtgtagaaatgaagaaattatagtaaaatacaattttgagtgggcgtggcctattatgggcggggcgccccagggttggtaatggcaccatgcatagttgagattgaccgtattgtcataaaagaggttcagtatcaatttgaagtaaatcggtgtagaaatgaagaaattatagtaaaaggcaattttggatgggcgtggcctatgttggccgggcgccccagggttggtaatggggccatgcatagttgagattgaccgtattgtcataagagaggctcagtatcaatttgaagtaaatcggtgcagaaatgaagaagtttatgtaaaataacataaaaaaatgagtgaaaatctctgacccggcccagcCCCAACCCCCACAACTTCTGACCCAGGGGCCgtatcaaaattccgtcactgtcaccgtcgcacatagctaccatgtatgtaagtttcaaggttctagtgctaatagtttaggaggagcaggtggccagacgcacatcaccacaatatccccactttttctccgaaaaacgtggggataataatagtAAAGCACAGTCAAACCCTTGGACAAACAACATACAGATAGGCTTAGAGATCTGCGACAGGGGAGAAGTCAATTCCAGGAGAAATAACAAAGCTATTGCACCACAATGTATTATAATGTTTATTGATATGGCATATGCTTTCAATGAATCAGTAAATGAAATGAGTCAAAACCAAACATGATAACAAACAACCGGCAAAAATACACTAATAACGGCGGTTTGGAACCCTTGGATTATTAATGAAAACGAGATGGAATTGTGATAGTTTAGTTTATAATTAATGGTACAAGTAATATCAAAGCTTTATTCAGAGGTGCATTAAAGAGTTGGAAAAAACACATATACTCAAACATAATTAGACGAAAGTAGTCTGCATCACAAGACTCCTTTAATTTTTGGTTACATACTTGGTCTGACCATATAACTGTATTCATAGGTTTTATCTAATAATTCAATAACGCTCTATCCAAATGTTACTATTATGTGTACAAAACAGAGAacataacaagactattgccaagcaatatatgtcccccaCCGGCTCCGCTATTgtcagtattaaaaaaaatatatttgttgctatagcaaccagaatgtttgacgtaggaacaaaatgaacgtgcataatgtccagattgccatctatccatgtttcaagtttcatgaaaaaatattatgaacttttaaagttatcgcaggatccagaaaagtgtgacagactgacagacacacagagcgcacaccataagtcccctctggtgaaaccgttAGGGGACAATAAATGAGAATAGTTAGGACAATTGCCATGTTTATTCACACACAATGCACGTGATGTTATGAAgaaattttaatgataaacatatGAAACCTACCAACAAATACCACATATAGTGATAATATAATGACGTgttctttaaattaaattgttaaaaaataattcacaTAACTGCCATCAAATGATAACATATATGACATGAATTCATAAACGAATCGATGAACATCAAATAAGTTTGACTCTTAAGGCACTCTCCATTAACAATCACACTTAACAATTGCATTGTAACAagtaaatgcataaacatataacATTAAAGTAAAAATGCACCATTGAAGAGAAAATGGTCGTCTGGaagacaaaatatgtttttaagacTTAAATGCATATGTTCCAAGAACATTATAAAACTGGAGGTCAATCACTATGTAATAAAAATAGTTTGTAAACGGAgtaaatctagagtttaaatgtgCAGTTTTGGagatttat contains:
- the LOC127853560 gene encoding uncharacterized protein LOC127853560: MLLEVNLAARMESATIEQIHRVKQLQINSVDRLPVIRKLTRDQGLTRTYAFKEFRFEPPYASRRRDRKKKKTLPPIPELMMPKRHNSFDEELDEELDQVSEIPTLPSITISPAFITERVDDRSLSVEVTRKSPQGHLFNAREFTFPESGPHRKRQLPGNPQPIVPALTPRARDTPLQAKIEKLAKQKRKERAKRLAERRYERKQHNMTDFPDTTTHMAFRPRREPETQTTFQLREQKQSPFKQMVRAQEETHAEKPRLHPRLYNRIVDSIYTYTKGIQDAGWETEHQGPYERLMVTPVTAKEETKDDIHRHVAHSPHFV
- the LOC127853520 gene encoding uncharacterized protein LOC127853520; amino-acid sequence: MDANFSKVGLLVGWLLLKTVAAQIFNQASIANFYIMPPRFESVFDPASFNVTISTCHESCGDQYFNCFVDTCQDVDVVSNRRHSTDNDVTNTQLIKLVDKPGFVSRFLYYLSFGLVGRAKARVALANDIAIEKVSSTRGSPRMSEKECHDACQQTFRICHKDCICKLHPSEPRCQPPMLVFPDGHKPAIFRAYGATGRPPYKFDWTNIA